The following coding sequences are from one Nicotiana tabacum cultivar K326 chromosome 1, ASM71507v2, whole genome shotgun sequence window:
- the LOC142163521 gene encoding uncharacterized protein LOC142163521 → MNGKIWVFADEEIDVDIVMDMEQQMTLKLFYRNLNKELYVTLVYAKYDATERIKLWDFMYHLSLDMESPWLVGGDFNVILSEEEKYKTLPVYLIEIEDFAYCVDICALYDLGFKGILHTWWNVRFDIDCICKTLDRFFENQQFLDLSPILKVEHLIKYGSDHTPLLLSCNITVQVKKPFKLLNFWTKHETFLKVVKEN, encoded by the coding sequence ATGAATGGCAAGATATGGGTTTTTGCTGATGAAGAAATTGATGTAGACATTGTGATGGACATGGAACAACAAATGACATTGAAGCTGTTTTATAGGAATCTGAATAAGGAGTTATATGTGACACTAGTATATGCCAAATATGATGCTACAGAAAGAATTAAGCTTTGGGATTTCATGTATCACTTATCCTTAGATATGGAATCTCCTTGGCTTGttggaggagatttcaatgtGATTTTATCCGAGGAGGAGAAATATAAGACCCTGCCTGTTTACTTGATTGAAATAGAAGACTTTGCATATTGTGTGGACATATGTGCATTGTATGATCTTGGCTTCAAAGGGATATTGCATACTTGGTGGAATGTGAGGTTTGATATTGATTGCATCTGTAAAACGCTTGATAGGTTCTTTGAAAATCAGCAGTTCCTAGATTTGTCCCCAATATTAAAAGTTGAGCATCTTATCAAGTATGGTTCAGACCATACCCCTCTCTTATTGTCATGTAACATTACTGTCCAAGTTAAGAAACCTTTCAAGTTACTGAACTTTTGGACAAAACATGAGACTTTTCTGAAGGTGGTGAAGGAAAATTAG